One genomic window of Gracilinema caldarium DSM 7334 includes the following:
- a CDS encoding serine/threonine protein kinase — MQAPFNCLTPDLITDSIEEAFGISLENLIYPYPSYINRVYGLQDTDDKEYVAKFYRPGRWSQQQIREEHQFLQDLYLGECPVVLPIPDQEGATLQTLNLETYNPNSDQIDELIFHFALFPKQTGRAFDPETDEDWIRLGSLAGRIHVSGRKSPKLSRYRLDAFRLKYYIDELLKAGLIPEESLSDFLFITTKAFELLKNHNESIQSMCLHGDFHRGNLIYNSETGLSIIDFDDMCEGPAVQDLWLLLPGHHRDSRRELELILEGYTEFMEFNQEELKLIEDLRFFRMIHFLHWQSQQRFDRAFYQHFPDWGNHAFWIKCIEDLQDQLLEMGG; from the coding sequence ATGCAGGCCCCATTTAACTGTCTCACCCCGGATCTTATCACGGATTCTATAGAAGAAGCCTTTGGTATAAGCCTCGAAAACCTCATCTATCCCTATCCAAGCTATATTAATCGTGTATACGGTCTACAAGACACCGACGATAAAGAATATGTTGCCAAATTTTACCGACCAGGCCGCTGGTCCCAGCAACAAATTCGAGAGGAACACCAATTTCTGCAAGATCTATACCTGGGAGAATGCCCGGTAGTACTTCCCATTCCCGACCAGGAAGGGGCAACCCTGCAGACCCTGAACCTCGAAACCTATAACCCCAACTCAGATCAGATTGATGAATTGATTTTTCATTTTGCTCTTTTTCCCAAGCAGACAGGACGTGCCTTTGATCCGGAAACTGATGAAGACTGGATCCGGCTGGGTTCTCTTGCAGGCCGCATCCATGTAAGCGGCCGGAAATCCCCAAAATTATCCCGGTACCGACTCGATGCCTTTCGTTTAAAATATTATATTGATGAACTTCTTAAGGCTGGGCTTATCCCGGAGGAGTCTTTGTCCGACTTTTTATTTATTACAACAAAAGCCTTCGAACTCTTAAAAAACCATAACGAATCTATCCAGAGTATGTGTCTCCATGGCGACTTTCACAGAGGGAACCTCATCTACAACAGTGAAACGGGCCTTTCCATTATTGATTTTGATGACATGTGCGAAGGACCTGCAGTCCAGGATCTCTGGCTTTTACTGCCGGGTCACCACCGTGACAGTAGACGTGAACTGGAACTTATTCTCGAAGGATACACCGAGTTTATGGAATTTAACCAAGAAGAACTGAAGCTCATAGAGGACCTCCGGTTTTTCCGTATGATCCATTTCCTTCACTGGCAGAGCCAACAACGCTTTGACCGGGCTTTTTACCAGCATTTTCCCGATTGGGGCAACCATGCCTTCTGGATTAAGTGCATAGAGGACCTGCAGGACCAGCTATTGGAAATGGGGGGCTGA
- the argC gene encoding N-acetyl-gamma-glutamyl-phosphate reductase: MSYRVFVDGNAGTTGLQIGERLARRSDVEVLTIENELRKDIDERRRLINLSDVVFLCLPDDAARESASLVTNPDTIVIDASTAHRTLPDWTYGLPELSPDQRSRIGQSCRIAVPGCHATGFVLLVRPLVDAGLIGPDYPVTCHSVTGYSGGGHKLIDAYKAGSGAGTGMEAGRHYALGLQHKHLPEMRLHGGLSRTPLFTPIIGNFERGMAVAIPLHLDTLAKKANLEALQQVYAERYGHSRFVRPMPLGEASLPEAGYFDPTACNGTNRAEIFVFGNDAQALLICRLDNLGKGASGAALQCMNIALGLDEGLGL, from the coding sequence ATGAGCTATCGAGTGTTTGTGGATGGAAATGCGGGGACCACCGGGCTACAGATCGGGGAACGGCTGGCACGCCGCAGTGATGTCGAAGTCCTTACTATAGAAAACGAACTGCGGAAAGATATTGATGAACGGCGCCGGCTTATTAACTTGTCCGATGTGGTCTTCCTCTGCCTTCCCGATGATGCCGCCCGGGAGTCAGCTTCCCTAGTAACCAATCCTGACACGATTGTCATAGATGCAAGCACGGCCCATCGGACCCTGCCGGATTGGACCTATGGGCTGCCGGAGCTGTCTCCCGATCAGCGGTCACGCATTGGCCAGTCCTGCCGGATTGCTGTGCCGGGCTGCCATGCTACGGGTTTTGTACTCCTGGTCCGCCCCCTGGTGGATGCTGGGCTTATCGGTCCCGACTATCCCGTAACCTGCCATTCGGTTACCGGCTATTCCGGGGGCGGCCACAAGCTCATCGATGCCTACAAGGCAGGATCCGGGGCAGGTACCGGGATGGAGGCAGGGCGGCACTATGCCTTGGGCCTGCAGCACAAACACCTTCCGGAGATGAGGCTCCATGGGGGCCTTTCCCGGACGCCCCTTTTTACCCCTATTATCGGGAATTTTGAGCGGGGTATGGCAGTGGCCATACCACTCCATCTGGATACCCTGGCAAAAAAAGCAAATCTTGAAGCGTTGCAGCAGGTGTATGCTGAGCGGTATGGCCACAGCCGCTTTGTGCGGCCGATGCCCCTTGGAGAGGCGTCGTTACCCGAAGCTGGCTACTTTGATCCGACCGCCTGCAACGGGACCAACCGGGCAGAGATCTTTGTGTTCGGCAACGACGCCCAGGCCCTGCTGATCTGCCGGCTCGACAACCTCGGGAAAGGGGCGTCCGGGGCGGCCTTACAATGTATGAATATTGCCCTGGGCCTCGATGAAGGGCTGGGGTTATAG
- a CDS encoding NifB/NifX family molybdenum-iron cluster-binding protein, with protein sequence MEDDTMKIAFVTDDGKTISKHFGRARFYEVLTIENGKIVAREQREKMGHAQFAGGHNGHHDHHDHHGAGHGERHGFDPASQDRHARMAQAITDCNMLVAGGMGYGAYESMKQAGITPVVTDFATIDEAVQAYIAGNLKDHTEYLH encoded by the coding sequence ATGGAGGATGATACAATGAAAATAGCCTTTGTAACCGATGATGGCAAAACCATCAGTAAGCATTTCGGCAGGGCACGCTTTTATGAAGTTCTGACTATAGAAAATGGCAAAATTGTTGCCCGGGAGCAACGGGAAAAAATGGGCCATGCCCAGTTCGCAGGGGGGCATAATGGCCATCACGACCACCATGACCATCATGGTGCTGGTCACGGTGAACGGCACGGCTTTGATCCGGCGTCTCAGGACCGACATGCTCGGATGGCTCAGGCGATCACTGACTGTAATATGTTGGTTGCAGGCGGCATGGGCTATGGTGCCTATGAAAGCATGAAACAGGCAGGCATTACCCCGGTGGTTACCGATTTTGCAACGATCGATGAGGCGGTTCAGGCTTATATTGCGGGCAATCTTAAGGATCACACCGAGTATCTGCATTAA